A window of Xiphophorus hellerii strain 12219 chromosome 19, Xiphophorus_hellerii-4.1, whole genome shotgun sequence contains these coding sequences:
- the LOC116709348 gene encoding uncharacterized protein C14orf132, whose amino-acid sequence MDLSFMAAQIPVMTGAFMDSSPNDDYSGEHSLFNSSASVNAAASAASVHGQPDEQQSMSSDAIWLWIAIIATIGNIVVVGVVYACTF is encoded by the exons atggaTCTGTCCTTCATGGCCGCGCAG ATCCCAGTCATGACTGGGGCCTTCATGGACTCCTCACCCAACGACGACTACAGCGGCGAGCATTCGCTCTTCAACTCTTCGGCGAGCGTCAACGCGGCGGCCTCGGCCGCCTCGGTGCACGGCCAGCCGGACGAGCAGCAGTCCATGTCCAGCGACGCCATCTGGCTGTGGATCGCCATCATTGCGACTATAGGGAACATCGTGGTGGTGGGCGTCGTCTACGCCTGCACCTTCTGA